The following proteins are co-located in the uncultured Draconibacterium sp. genome:
- a CDS encoding SusC/RagA family TonB-linked outer membrane protein yields MKKFLLTLSYVLIGILGYSQGIKISGKVTDQTGMYLPGVTVMEKGTNTGTVTNSEGIYTLTTSKNATISFSFIGFKVKEVQVLDKEVIDVELEEDIQAIDEVIVTALGISQEKKSLGYATQEVKSEVLTSVNAPNMGSMLSGQVAGLTVNTKTGMFQNPEFILRGKSPLIVVDEIPVETDFFDLSSADIENIVVLKGPTASSLYGSRGRNGAILITTKKAAKEGLNITVSNSTMVSAGYTVFPETQTEYGNGSNGQYEFWDGQDGGISDGDMIWGPKFSDNLEIPQWNSPIYDNVTNQTIEWWGDVSGTQYDDKSRYSRVPIAWEYHNNLKDFMRTGIISTTNFSVSSKTKNASTRFSGFYQSERGRVPNSNLKTGGVTFNGLYNLSTNLILDTKLSFNKVYSPNYPRYGYGPKNHMYTILIWMGDDVNGEDLKNHMYIPGQEGYRQANFNYAWYNNVYFAANELNQKHDRNTVNGQVKLKWDITKHLSLQGRSSAVLKHTFEDRESPKSYLNYGDPREGDYKTWNTDQVNVDNDVLLSYKNDFSEKFGLNVNAGASMFYKKYQQEYNATDGLVVPWVYSLNNSLGNVKASTDYQEREIRSVFGTLTMDMLNTFFLTVTARNDWSSTLPESNNSYFYPSVSLSTLVSNLVDLPEAVNYIKLYGSWAEVSSDLSPYQISSYYSNSGIYDGNSRVSYPGTIVNPNIKPEKSTSFELGLSSVYFNKRLSVDFTYYNIVDENQIINLDISEASGFSSRKVNGNQYTTNGFEVMINANPVKKNDFRWDLGLNWTTSVKKLTGIYGGEEKYGNYSLNERIDNYYATGWMKTVNGELIVSEANGLPSKDPNAQMFGHLDPNWKFGFQNHFKYKNLSLDVDIDGSIGGVIRSLTVEKMWWGGKHPNSVEYRDAEYAAGQPIYVPTAVNVIGGELTTDTDGNVISDTREYQTNTTAVSWQTWSQNYPYRAKVSEDESETFANVFDRSYIKLRKVAFKYDLTDLIHVNAFKQIEATAYGYNLAMWKKAQIIDPDYGDDNNLQDPSTRYFGLGLTVTF; encoded by the coding sequence ATGAAAAAATTTCTACTCACATTAAGTTATGTACTCATCGGAATACTTGGCTATTCCCAGGGTATAAAAATTAGCGGAAAGGTTACCGACCAAACCGGAATGTACCTTCCCGGAGTAACAGTAATGGAAAAAGGAACAAACACAGGGACAGTAACAAATTCTGAGGGAATTTACACGCTAACCACAAGTAAAAATGCAACAATTTCATTTTCGTTTATTGGCTTTAAAGTAAAAGAAGTTCAGGTTCTTGACAAAGAAGTTATTGATGTTGAACTTGAAGAAGACATTCAGGCAATCGACGAAGTTATTGTAACTGCCCTGGGAATTAGTCAGGAGAAAAAATCGTTGGGTTATGCCACCCAGGAAGTAAAATCGGAAGTTTTGACCAGCGTAAATGCTCCAAACATGGGAAGTATGTTAAGTGGCCAGGTGGCGGGTTTAACGGTAAATACTAAAACCGGTATGTTTCAAAATCCGGAATTTATATTACGCGGAAAATCGCCTCTTATTGTTGTGGATGAAATACCGGTGGAAACCGATTTTTTTGATCTTTCATCGGCCGACATCGAAAACATTGTTGTGTTAAAAGGTCCAACTGCTTCGTCTCTTTACGGTTCACGCGGGCGAAATGGTGCAATTCTGATTACAACTAAAAAAGCAGCAAAAGAAGGATTAAACATTACCGTTTCAAACAGTACAATGGTATCGGCCGGTTACACTGTTTTTCCTGAAACTCAAACCGAATATGGTAACGGCTCAAACGGGCAATACGAATTCTGGGATGGACAAGACGGTGGTATTTCGGATGGTGATATGATCTGGGGACCAAAATTCTCGGACAACCTTGAAATACCACAATGGAACAGCCCAATTTACGATAACGTTACCAATCAAACCATTGAATGGTGGGGCGACGTTTCAGGAACACAATACGATGATAAATCGCGTTACTCCAGAGTGCCAATTGCATGGGAATATCATAATAACCTGAAAGATTTTATGAGAACCGGTATTATTTCAACTACAAATTTTTCGGTTTCATCTAAAACAAAAAATGCATCAACTCGCTTTTCAGGTTTTTATCAATCAGAAAGAGGCCGGGTTCCGAATTCGAATTTAAAAACAGGAGGAGTAACTTTTAATGGCTTGTATAATTTAAGCACAAATCTTATTCTGGATACCAAACTGTCGTTTAACAAAGTATATTCACCCAACTATCCGCGCTATGGTTACGGTCCAAAAAACCACATGTACACCATTCTAATCTGGATGGGCGACGATGTAAATGGTGAAGACTTAAAAAACCACATGTACATTCCCGGACAAGAAGGATACAGACAAGCCAACTTTAACTACGCCTGGTACAACAACGTTTACTTTGCAGCCAACGAATTAAATCAGAAACACGATAGAAATACAGTAAACGGCCAGGTTAAACTGAAATGGGACATTACCAAACACCTAAGTTTGCAAGGCAGAAGTTCGGCAGTATTAAAACATACTTTCGAAGACAGGGAAAGCCCCAAGTCGTATTTAAACTATGGCGATCCACGCGAAGGTGATTACAAAACCTGGAATACCGATCAGGTTAATGTGGACAACGATGTGTTGCTTTCGTACAAAAACGATTTTTCCGAAAAATTTGGATTAAATGTAAATGCCGGAGCATCGATGTTTTACAAAAAGTACCAACAAGAGTACAACGCTACAGACGGGTTGGTTGTTCCGTGGGTATATAGTCTGAACAACTCGCTTGGAAATGTGAAAGCTTCTACCGACTATCAGGAAAGAGAAATCCGAAGTGTTTTCGGGACATTGACAATGGATATGTTGAACACATTTTTTCTTACAGTAACCGCCAGAAATGACTGGTCGTCAACCTTACCCGAATCAAACAACTCATATTTCTACCCCTCGGTTTCGTTAAGTACGCTTGTATCAAATCTGGTTGATTTGCCTGAAGCGGTAAATTACATAAAACTATATGGTTCATGGGCTGAAGTATCAAGCGATCTGTCGCCGTATCAAATCTCGTCGTATTACAGCAATTCGGGCATTTACGATGGAAATTCGCGGGTTAGTTATCCGGGTACAATTGTAAATCCAAATATTAAACCCGAAAAATCAACCTCTTTTGAGTTGGGGCTGTCATCGGTTTATTTTAACAAGCGTTTGAGCGTTGATTTTACCTACTACAACATTGTGGACGAGAACCAGATCATTAATCTCGACATTTCGGAAGCCAGTGGTTTTAGTTCACGAAAAGTGAATGGAAACCAGTACACAACCAACGGTTTTGAAGTAATGATCAACGCAAATCCGGTAAAGAAAAACGATTTCCGTTGGGATCTTGGATTGAACTGGACTACCAGCGTAAAAAAACTCACGGGAATTTACGGAGGTGAAGAGAAATACGGAAACTACTCATTAAACGAACGTATTGATAATTATTATGCCACAGGTTGGATGAAAACAGTAAATGGAGAATTAATTGTTTCAGAAGCTAACGGATTGCCTTCAAAAGATCCAAACGCGCAAATGTTTGGTCACCTGGATCCAAACTGGAAATTCGGTTTCCAAAACCATTTTAAATACAAAAATCTAAGCCTCGATGTTGACATTGATGGTTCAATTGGCGGCGTTATCCGTTCGTTAACAGTAGAAAAAATGTGGTGGGGCGGGAAACATCCCAACTCCGTAGAGTACCGCGACGCAGAATATGCCGCCGGTCAGCCCATTTATGTGCCAACCGCTGTAAATGTAATTGGCGGAGAACTTACAACCGACACCGATGGTAATGTGATTTCTGACACGCGGGAATATCAAACAAACACTACTGCTGTTAGCTGGCAAACCTGGAGTCAAAACTACCCCTACCGTGCAAAAGTTTCGGAAGACGAAAGTGAAACATTTGCCAATGTTTTCGACCGCAGTTATATAAAACTTAGAAAAGTAGCTTTTAAATACGATTTAACAGATTTGATCCATGTTAATGCTTTTAAACAAATTGAAGCTACTGCCTACGGATACAATCTGGCGATGTGGAAAAAAGCTCAAATAATCGATCCCGATTACGGCGACGATAATAACCTGCAAGATCCATCAACCAGATATTTTGGACTCGGATTAACGGTTACATTTTAA
- a CDS encoding IS1182 family transposase codes for MQGKKVYSEKLFSNFQLSHRVPKTNFYRRLKEVLDLSFLYKETKSYYGNCGQKSIDPVVFFKLCLVGYLENIISDRKLIEHCAMRLDILFFLGFDIDEELPWHSTLSRTRQLFPESLFESVFEQVLTMCIEKGMVAGHTQSIDSAPVKANASMDSLELKVPEEKLEEYIRKARYLSRPDRKARHNKASEKQQTVTASARELNQLKSRTKNWQKTQDQRPGAGNKGAKYTSNKTHYSPTDPDARISVKPGKARKLNYNSNICVDTAHHVITDIKAYHANLKDSQYLQDVCRRLKPRLQKRGLLWNTVLADTGFSSGENYAFLEKEGLISYIPPHGTYKGGPEGFTYIKNGDYWLCRNNKKVTFRKITIEYGKNNNQKRLYLTRASDCKGCPYKPQCAGKAPEKRIAVTIYKAEYERAIKRIKSKRGRYLKTKRQSTVEPVLGTLTQFQGLRKINTRGIENANKCMHMSAIAYNLKKLLKFEQKQRKTMAMHNALPLFSNNRQIGLKRSLFSLPISLN; via the coding sequence ATGCAAGGGAAGAAAGTTTATTCCGAGAAACTGTTTTCAAACTTCCAGCTATCACACCGGGTTCCCAAAACCAATTTTTACCGCCGCTTAAAAGAAGTCCTCGATTTATCCTTTTTATACAAGGAGACCAAGAGTTATTATGGTAACTGCGGTCAGAAAAGTATCGATCCCGTTGTGTTCTTTAAGTTGTGCCTGGTTGGCTACCTCGAAAACATAATCAGCGACCGGAAGTTAATAGAGCATTGCGCCATGCGCCTCGATATCCTGTTCTTTTTAGGTTTCGACATTGATGAAGAATTGCCCTGGCATAGCACATTAAGCCGTACACGTCAGTTATTCCCCGAAAGTTTGTTTGAATCGGTATTTGAACAAGTTCTGACAATGTGCATCGAAAAAGGTATGGTTGCCGGGCACACACAGTCCATCGATTCGGCACCGGTAAAAGCCAATGCCAGCATGGACAGCCTTGAATTAAAAGTGCCTGAAGAGAAACTGGAAGAATATATCCGTAAGGCACGTTACCTGAGCCGTCCCGACCGTAAGGCCAGACACAACAAGGCAAGCGAAAAACAACAAACCGTGACAGCCAGCGCCCGTGAGCTGAACCAACTGAAAAGCCGTACAAAAAACTGGCAAAAGACACAGGACCAGCGTCCGGGCGCAGGAAATAAAGGGGCAAAGTATACCAGTAACAAAACCCATTACAGCCCCACCGATCCTGATGCCCGGATAAGTGTAAAACCTGGCAAAGCCCGAAAACTAAACTATAACAGCAATATTTGTGTAGATACGGCACACCATGTAATTACCGACATAAAAGCATACCATGCCAATTTAAAAGACAGCCAGTATCTTCAGGATGTTTGCCGACGGTTAAAACCCAGGCTTCAGAAACGGGGTCTGCTATGGAATACCGTGTTGGCCGACACTGGCTTTAGCAGTGGAGAAAACTACGCATTTCTTGAAAAAGAAGGACTAATAAGTTACATTCCACCACACGGTACTTACAAAGGCGGACCGGAAGGATTTACTTACATTAAGAATGGTGATTACTGGCTCTGCCGAAACAATAAAAAAGTTACTTTCAGGAAGATAACCATAGAATACGGTAAAAACAATAACCAAAAGAGGCTTTACCTTACACGTGCCAGCGACTGCAAAGGCTGCCCTTACAAACCGCAGTGTGCAGGGAAAGCCCCCGAGAAGCGCATTGCCGTAACCATATACAAAGCGGAATATGAACGGGCAATAAAGCGGATAAAAAGCAAACGCGGAAGATACCTAAAAACAAAACGACAAAGTACGGTAGAGCCGGTTCTTGGGACACTTACCCAGTTTCAAGGGCTACGAAAAATAAATACCCGCGGAATTGAAAATGCCAATAAATGTATGCACATGTCGGCAATAGCTTACAATTTGAAAAAACTTTTGAAATTTGAACAAAAACAGAGAAAAACTATGGCAATGCACAACGCTTTGCCTTTATTCTCAAATAATCGGCAGATAGGCCTCAAAAGAAGCCTTTTCAGCTTGCCAATTTCGTTAAACTAA
- a CDS encoding GNAT family N-acetyltransferase, which translates to MIELTIDNYSLVEEPLKKVEINRLFARSVIEEKVKGKVFVDNIKNPKTFYVVHPYGMSLLFGDAGNERFNKQFYDYCFNKNQDRTSFEWMQAYPGSWDSTLSDLFGSKLVNAAETGETQKDCIELNTRVNFKFSPEKYLDFKKNISTENHNIIRTNQESFNDMKGTVVPSFFWDTADDFCTNGVGFSLYYQDKLATTAYSAFIFENELELGMETFPEFRGRGFAQYACSALIDYCLQNNYEPIWACKLANMPSYKLAQKLGFVPSRTLPYYRLAL; encoded by the coding sequence ATGATTGAATTAACTATTGATAACTACTCGCTTGTTGAAGAGCCATTAAAGAAGGTAGAAATTAATCGCCTTTTTGCACGTTCGGTAATTGAGGAAAAAGTAAAAGGGAAGGTATTTGTCGATAACATTAAAAATCCGAAAACATTTTATGTGGTGCATCCCTATGGAATGAGTCTCTTGTTCGGAGATGCAGGCAATGAACGTTTTAACAAACAGTTTTACGATTATTGTTTTAACAAAAACCAGGATAGAACGTCGTTTGAATGGATGCAGGCCTACCCTGGCAGTTGGGACAGCACATTGTCTGACTTGTTTGGGAGTAAATTGGTGAATGCAGCTGAAACAGGAGAAACGCAGAAAGATTGTATTGAACTGAATACAAGAGTTAACTTCAAATTTAGTCCGGAAAAATACCTCGACTTTAAAAAGAACATTAGTACCGAAAACCACAACATAATCAGAACCAACCAGGAAAGTTTCAACGATATGAAAGGAACGGTAGTACCATCCTTTTTCTGGGATACGGCTGATGATTTCTGTACAAATGGTGTTGGATTTAGCTTGTATTACCAGGATAAGTTGGCAACAACGGCTTATTCTGCTTTCATTTTTGAAAATGAACTTGAATTGGGAATGGAAACTTTCCCGGAGTTCAGGGGGAGAGGTTTTGCTCAATATGCTTGTTCTGCACTAATTGATTATTGCTTACAAAATAACTACGAACCAATATGGGCTTGTAAATTAGCAAATATGCCATCGTATAAACTTGCGCAGAAACTTGGATTTGTTCCATCAAGAACGCTCCCGTATTATCGCCTGGCTTTATAA
- a CDS encoding SusD/RagB family nutrient-binding outer membrane lipoprotein yields MKKYILFALILVLGLSSCSDLAELNINPNNVPETHPQLLLTDIEWNAFQVEGVDPMFASRMIVQTDGENSNQYFTWTRGSFGAYAQLRNITKMMEEAERIETPAYIALGKFFRAYYFFQLTLTFGDIPYSDALQGETNETYTPVFDTQKDVFTGILDELKEADELLSSDNSIIAGDIVYNGSTEQWRKCINSFRLKVLITLSEKDAALNVKSTFERIYNNSPIMESNADNGQLLFVDELGSRYTEYNSSSYGSARYMDSTFIKRLQDRNDPRLFVFCGQTRVAKESGLAINDFSAYEGGDPIAPYNEVNLKAAAGLVSKVNLRYTTDPTTEPHVFLGYPELQLILAEASVRGWISSSAKDHYENAVRSSFEFYNNNSAEYAEFLTAEAAETYLTETLVDFSGATSFDEKLELIMMQKYIPSFLQGGWRMYFDYLRTGYPIFRIDGDNTPPLRWIYPTSEYQYNSDNVTTAITSQFGQGNDKTRVKPWWLQ; encoded by the coding sequence ATGAAAAAATACATTTTATTCGCACTAATACTTGTTCTGGGATTGAGCTCATGCAGCGATCTGGCAGAACTGAATATAAATCCAAATAATGTACCTGAAACACATCCGCAACTTTTACTCACCGATATTGAGTGGAATGCTTTTCAGGTTGAAGGAGTAGACCCAATGTTTGCTTCACGAATGATAGTACAAACCGATGGAGAAAACTCAAACCAGTATTTCACCTGGACACGTGGAAGTTTTGGAGCCTATGCACAATTACGAAACATAACAAAAATGATGGAAGAAGCCGAACGCATCGAAACTCCGGCATACATTGCGCTTGGAAAATTTTTTCGTGCCTATTATTTTTTCCAACTTACTTTGACTTTTGGCGATATTCCCTACAGCGATGCGCTTCAGGGGGAAACCAACGAAACATATACTCCGGTTTTCGATACACAAAAAGATGTGTTTACAGGCATTCTTGATGAATTAAAAGAAGCAGATGAGCTTTTATCAAGTGACAATAGCATTATTGCTGGCGATATTGTTTACAACGGCAGCACCGAACAATGGAGAAAATGTATCAACTCTTTTCGCTTAAAAGTGCTAATCACTTTATCAGAAAAGGATGCTGCACTGAATGTAAAAAGTACCTTCGAACGTATTTACAACAACTCGCCAATTATGGAATCGAATGCCGATAACGGACAATTACTTTTTGTTGACGAACTGGGTAGCCGCTATACAGAGTACAACAGCAGCAGCTATGGTTCGGCACGTTACATGGATTCAACATTTATAAAACGTTTGCAAGACAGAAATGATCCTCGTTTGTTTGTTTTTTGCGGGCAAACGCGTGTGGCAAAAGAGTCGGGGCTAGCAATAAACGATTTTTCGGCTTATGAAGGCGGCGATCCGATTGCACCTTACAACGAAGTAAACCTGAAGGCAGCTGCCGGACTTGTGTCGAAAGTAAACCTGCGTTACACCACCGATCCTACCACAGAACCACATGTATTTTTAGGTTATCCTGAGTTGCAATTAATTTTGGCAGAAGCCAGCGTTCGCGGTTGGATCAGTTCGTCGGCAAAAGATCATTATGAAAATGCAGTACGATCATCGTTTGAGTTTTACAACAACAACTCGGCCGAATATGCCGAATTCCTTACTGCCGAAGCTGCCGAAACATACCTGACCGAAACGTTGGTTGATTTTTCGGGTGCCACAAGTTTCGACGAAAAACTGGAGCTTATTATGATGCAAAAGTACATTCCTTCGTTTCTGCAGGGAGGATGGAGAATGTATTTCGATTATTTAAGAACAGGCTATCCAATATTCCGTATCGATGGAGACAATACTCCCCCGCTTCGCTGGATCTACCCAACTTCTGAATATCAATACAACAGCGATAATGTAACTACTGCCATCACCTCTCAGTTTGGCCAGGGAAATGATAAAACCAGAGTTAAACCCTGGTGGTTGCAATAG
- a CDS encoding TonB-dependent receptor, with the protein MKSILSILLLTLFISTSFAQSKKRGKVKRKYRSTETVSKELPKVFIRGAVYDENNVPLPGATVTIDGTSKGVNANGDGEYLIENLVNGRARVRVSFIGYKTHTADIILQNGQNVKNVMLQTDNIHLEPILVNAQKREQQIMDVPAAISSISSNNLQQSNITELSMLSEFVPGLYIREQGANRPTFSIRGLSSEEVSPSAQPRVSVYFNNVPINRAHSASLELYDMDRVEVLKGPQNTLFGRSAQAGAVHYVSSMPGTEFKGTLTAGIGDYGQKEVRGTLNIPIIEDKLAVRAAGIYSARDGFVENTFGGDLMGKETLAGRFSARFRPSYNHKIDVVLNYQKDDTPGIAFMSAQFPNTNGVTDIFSGVASLEQGENLGTGKQLFDATLNYKYYVNEHTYWSSITSYRKTDASSRWDGDGTAAAAIDMAEFSNSKQFYQEIRGNFSQNSRLNGSLGASYWWEKADQLYWFSPNEQDLVHLVSPDNSNLVNANGQPQSVPSIPSYIPELDTTIYIALPNNHQEENFSQATNSSAEAFIDVSYQLTRKLFVSGAVRAVYDRYRLSNEASFSGGSPSVLGSYTGNSPNVFFLPNDAQQIKKNTLSFTWRGGLKYRYNEYGNVFANYSRGRRPNVLQFTSSGEKEILDAEILDNFELGFKASLYDRVFFDVVGFYQLYKNFQTSAWVADPETGEFNLKFKDGGKATSYGAEANVRVAVVKQLDLFANYAWLKSEFDSTDVDGQTQLYAGNSFRLAPEHSFTVGATARGNIVPTIKLFVTPSYSYKTHMFFEDANTPGLEQDAYGLLNINGGLELDDPNVILSVWASNVLDEQYITSAGNTGSLFGIPTFVPGPPRMVGTKLTWNFNKPEKRKRRR; encoded by the coding sequence ATGAAGTCGATCCTGAGTATTCTTCTTCTCACACTTTTTATATCCACATCGTTTGCCCAGAGTAAAAAACGTGGCAAGGTAAAACGGAAATACCGCAGCACAGAAACCGTATCGAAAGAGCTGCCCAAAGTATTTATTCGTGGGGCTGTGTACGACGAAAACAATGTGCCCTTGCCGGGCGCCACAGTTACCATCGACGGAACCAGCAAAGGAGTTAATGCAAATGGCGACGGAGAATATTTAATCGAGAACCTGGTGAATGGAAGAGCCCGGGTGCGGGTTTCGTTTATTGGCTACAAAACGCACACTGCCGATATCATTCTTCAAAACGGCCAGAACGTTAAAAATGTAATGTTACAAACCGATAACATCCACCTTGAACCGATTTTGGTAAACGCGCAAAAACGGGAACAGCAAATAATGGATGTACCAGCTGCAATTAGCTCAATAAGTTCGAATAATTTGCAACAGTCGAATATAACAGAACTTAGTATGCTCAGCGAGTTTGTACCTGGATTATACATTCGTGAGCAAGGTGCCAACCGGCCTACTTTTTCAATTCGTGGATTAAGCAGTGAGGAAGTAAGCCCGAGTGCGCAGCCCCGCGTTTCGGTCTATTTTAACAATGTCCCCATCAACCGGGCTCATTCGGCCTCGCTCGAATTGTACGACATGGACCGTGTGGAAGTACTAAAAGGGCCGCAAAACACACTATTCGGGAGAAGTGCACAGGCCGGTGCCGTTCACTATGTAAGTAGCATGCCGGGAACCGAATTTAAGGGAACACTTACTGCAGGAATTGGCGATTACGGGCAGAAAGAAGTGCGTGGTACTTTAAACATTCCAATAATTGAAGATAAACTCGCCGTTCGGGCTGCCGGAATTTACAGCGCCCGCGATGGTTTTGTTGAAAATACTTTTGGTGGCGATTTAATGGGAAAAGAAACACTTGCCGGTCGTTTTTCGGCGCGCTTTCGCCCTTCGTACAACCATAAAATAGATGTGGTTTTAAACTACCAGAAAGATGATACTCCCGGAATTGCATTTATGAGCGCTCAGTTTCCGAATACAAATGGCGTTACCGATATTTTTAGTGGTGTGGCATCGCTCGAGCAAGGCGAAAACCTGGGAACAGGCAAACAACTATTTGATGCCACTTTGAATTACAAATACTATGTGAATGAGCATACCTACTGGTCGTCGATCACTTCGTACCGGAAAACAGATGCCTCATCGCGTTGGGATGGCGACGGTACGGCAGCGGCGGCCATCGATATGGCTGAATTCAGCAATTCGAAACAATTCTACCAGGAAATTCGTGGTAACTTTTCGCAGAACAGCCGCCTGAACGGTTCGCTGGGAGCCAGCTACTGGTGGGAAAAAGCGGATCAACTGTATTGGTTTTCGCCCAACGAACAGGATTTGGTTCACCTGGTTAGCCCCGACAACAGCAACCTGGTTAACGCAAACGGACAACCTCAGTCTGTTCCTTCCATTCCGAGTTATATTCCGGAGTTGGACACAACCATTTACATTGCGCTGCCAAACAATCATCAGGAAGAAAATTTTAGTCAGGCCACCAACAGCTCTGCCGAAGCATTTATTGATGTGAGTTACCAACTTACGCGCAAACTATTTGTGTCGGGTGCGGTGCGTGCTGTTTACGACCGTTACAGATTAAGTAACGAAGCCAGTTTTTCAGGAGGTTCGCCTTCCGTTTTGGGTTCCTACACCGGGAATTCGCCCAATGTATTTTTTCTGCCAAACGATGCACAGCAAATTAAAAAGAACACCCTCTCGTTTACCTGGCGCGGTGGTTTAAAATACCGTTACAACGAATATGGAAATGTGTTTGCCAATTATTCGCGTGGACGCCGTCCAAACGTACTACAATTTACATCAAGCGGTGAGAAAGAAATTCTGGATGCGGAAATTCTTGACAACTTTGAGCTGGGTTTTAAAGCCTCGTTGTACGACCGTGTATTTTTTGATGTGGTTGGTTTTTATCAGCTCTACAAAAATTTCCAGACCAGCGCCTGGGTAGCCGATCCGGAAACGGGTGAGTTCAACCTAAAATTTAAGGACGGAGGAAAAGCGACATCATACGGGGCTGAAGCCAATGTTCGGGTGGCAGTTGTGAAACAGCTCGACCTTTTTGCCAATTATGCCTGGTTAAAATCGGAATTCGATTCAACCGATGTGGATGGACAAACTCAATTGTACGCCGGAAATTCGTTTCGATTGGCACCGGAACACAGTTTTACAGTGGGTGCAACTGCCCGGGGAAACATTGTTCCTACCATCAAACTGTTTGTAACACCTTCTTATTCATACAAAACACACATGTTTTTTGAAGATGCCAACACACCCGGCCTTGAACAGGATGCTTATGGTTTGCTAAACATTAACGGAGGACTGGAGTTGGATGATCCGAATGTGATTTTATCGGTTTGGGCAAGCAACGTTTTAGATGAACAGTACATAACAAGCGCAGGAAACACGGGAAGTCTATTTGGCATTCCTACTTTTGTTCCCGGCCCGCCACGTATGGTCGGCACAAAACTAACCTGGAATTTCAATAAACCTGAAAAGCGTAAAAGAAGAAGGTAA
- a CDS encoding tetratricopeptide repeat protein, producing MKAKFTFVFFIICFIVNAQSLQEQELNNLYSSKKTEQLIDTAIEYLKSDPDNLSYNVILGRTLTEMGKYNEALPYLQFAVDNGDSSGKELGLGFLGICYYMLSDFEKSESALRACINLNTSHNANEISARVAGLLGYEEFYNDWKVVESNNFCFHFQNMDDTEIRRYVESREKAFKEINTFFESSLPKKIDFFVWDSREDAKRILHKDLGFAEPAYCIIHSYFNQSKGHEITHVISHYTWAISEKTRFINEGTAVCFDQTNQNRLNKVKYWIRTNDKRIEIRDFWQNGREYSEEVLYPLAGLFVQELIEKFGREKFLEFFKNQSYENAQVVYGMELFMFIKEFENRINP from the coding sequence ATGAAAGCCAAATTCACCTTCGTCTTTTTCATCATCTGCTTTATTGTAAATGCACAAAGTCTGCAAGAGCAGGAACTAAATAATCTTTATAGTTCTAAAAAAACTGAACAGTTAATTGATACGGCAATTGAGTACTTAAAATCCGACCCTGATAACCTGAGTTATAATGTGATTCTGGGGCGGACATTAACAGAAATGGGAAAGTATAACGAAGCACTTCCTTACCTGCAATTTGCCGTTGATAATGGTGATTCATCGGGAAAAGAATTGGGACTTGGCTTTTTAGGCATATGTTATTACATGCTTTCCGACTTTGAAAAATCGGAATCTGCTTTAAGGGCTTGTATTAATCTAAATACTTCACATAACGCAAATGAAATTTCTGCACGAGTAGCCGGACTTTTGGGATACGAAGAATTTTACAACGACTGGAAAGTTGTAGAGAGTAATAATTTTTGTTTTCATTTTCAAAACATGGATGACACTGAAATCAGGCGATACGTAGAGTCCAGAGAAAAAGCGTTCAAAGAAATTAATACTTTTTTTGAAAGCTCTTTACCCAAAAAGATCGACTTTTTTGTTTGGGATTCAAGAGAGGATGCAAAACGAATACTTCATAAAGATTTGGGATTTGCTGAACCTGCCTATTGTATTATACACTCGTATTTTAATCAAAGCAAAGGCCACGAGATAACGCATGTAATTTCTCATTACACTTGGGCTATTTCTGAAAAGACCAGGTTTATTAATGAAGGTACAGCTGTTTGTTTCGATCAAACCAATCAAAATCGCTTAAACAAGGTGAAATATTGGATTCGCACCAATGATAAAAGAATAGAGATTAGGGATTTTTGGCAAAATGGAAGGGAATATTCAGAAGAAGTGTTGTATCCCTTAGCCGGACTGTTTGTGCAAGAGCTAATTGAAAAGTTTGGCAGGGAAAAGTTTCTTGAATTTTTTAAAAATCAAAGCTACGAAAATGCCCAGGTAGTATATGGTATGGAACTTTTTATGTTTATTAAGGAATTTGAAAATAGAATAAATCCATAA